From Paenibacillus sp. PvR098:
ATGGGCGGCGTCGGCCGCAGCATGAAAGTCACCGCATGGACATTCGCCATCGGCGCTTTGGCCTTAAGCGGAATCGCTCCGCTCTCCGGTTTTTGGTCGAAGGATGCCATACTCACCGAAGCTTACTTTACCGGGCATTACGGTCTGCTCACCGTGGGGTTGATTGCGGCATTTTTCACTGCATTTTATATGTCGCGGTTATTCTTTTTGGTATTCATGGGCAAGCCTCGTCAGGAGCAGCACGGTGTGCATGAATCGCCTGCATCCATGACGATCCCGTTGGTGGTATTAGCGGTGCTTGCTGTAGTAGCGGGTTTTGTGTTTACACCGTTCAATCCATGGCTCGGCAGCTGGCTGACAGGACATGGGCCGGAAGAGCATGTGTCTATATTCGTCATCGTCATGTCGAATGTGGTTGGACTTCTTGGAATCGGGCTCGGTTATCTCGTTTATATGAAACGCTCCGTTCCGGCGGATGCGATTTCGGCGCGGGCTCCTTGGCTGTACTCTCTTTTGTACCGGAAGTACTACATCGACGAACTGTACCAAACGGTCATTGTTCGTCCTTTGAAAGGACTTGGTCAACTGCTTCATTTGTTCGACATTTATGTGGTTGACGGTGCGGTTCGGTTGTCCAGCTTTGCGGTGAACGGTCTCGGACGTCTCGGTTCCCGTATGCAGAATGGGCAGGTACAAACCTACGGCTTGGTTACGCTGATCGGGCTTATCATCATCATGCTGGCCATAGCTGGAAGGAGGTTCATCGATGCCGGATAACTTTCCCATCTTATCATTGATTGCTTTTTCGCCGCTCATTGGTGTGCTGATACTGATGTTCATGCCCAAAACGCAGGGCGGATGGATCAAGACAACAGCGATTGTCGTTACGCTCATTCCGCTGTTGTTGTCCGGATGGCTGTACTCTCAATTTAATACGAGCTTAGAAGGTGTGCAGTTTAAAGAAGAGCTTCCCTGGATTCAAGTGCCTTTGAACAAGGAAACGCAAGGGCTGAGCCAGCTGACCTCGTTTTTCTTCGAGTTCAACTATACGATGGCGGTGGATGGACTTTCGCTCCCGCTTGTATTCTTAACGGCGCTGGTAGCCACCATGGCTGCACTTGCTTCTGTTTATATTAAAAAAAGATGGAAGTCGTATTTTATCTTGTTTCTGCTGCTCGAAACCGGCATGCTGGGCGTCTTTATGTCTCAAGATCTGTTTCTGTTCTTCGTATTCTTTGAGATGACGCTGATTCCGATGTTCTTCCTTGTGGGCATCTGGGGATTCAAGGATCGGGAGCGTGCGGCGAACAAATTCCTGATTTATAACGGGATCGGGTCCGCGATTATGCTGATTGCTTTCTTGATCCTGGTCAGCACGGCCGGCTTCAGTCAGACGGTTCAAGACAACGGGGTATCGATCCATTATTCCGGAAATTTGAACGTCATTATGGAGAATCTGTTCCAAAACCCGGATTCGTATGTGAATCAAGGCGATTTAGAGGGCAACCCGTTCTTTTTAAGCGAAACGATGAAATGGTCGCTGTTCCTTATGCTTCTCGTGGCATTCGGTATTAAGCTTCCCATTTTCCCATTCCATACGTGGATGCTCAAGGTGCACATGGAAGCACCTCCTGCGGTGGTTATGATCCACTCGGGCATTCTGCTGAAAATGGGCGCTTACGGTTTGATCCGTTTCGGCATTCTGCTGTTCCCGCAGCAAGCTATGGAGTGGGCCTCCGTACTTGCTGTTCTGGGTGTCATTAATATTTTGTACGGGGCGATTCTCGCTTTTGTGCAGCGGGAGTTCAGGCTGGTTCTTGCCTACTCCAGTATAAGCCACATGGGCATCGTACTGCTCGGGATTGCGGCGTTCAATACGATCGGGCTGCAAGGAGCAGTATTTCAGCTTGTCTCGCACGGCTTGATCTCCGCTCTGATGTTTCTTATCGTAGGAAGTATTTACGAGCGGACGCGTACCACCCGGCTGGATGAGCTTGGAGGATTGGCCAAATCCGTGCCATTCATTTCTGGTATCCTGCTTGTAGCCGGGATGGCGTCTTTGGGATTGCCGGGCTTGTCCGGATTCATCAGCGAGTTCCTGGCGTTCATGGGGCTGTTCGAAACGCAAAAAATCATGACGGCTGTCGGTGCGCTTGGTATTATTCTGACAGCAGTATACGTGCTGCGGGGGGTACTGGCCATTACTTACGGACCGCTTCGAAAGGAACTGCCGGAGATGCGAGATGCGCGGCTGATCGAGGCCATACCGATGATTACGCTGGTCGCTTTCATTGTAGTGCTCGGTATCTACCCAAGTGTATTAAGCGATCCGCTGCATCAAACGGTCAGCGGTTTCAATCAATTCATTCACAGCGTAGCGAAGATGGGGGGTTAGACCGGTGGAACAGATACGTCTTCAAGCCAGTGATTTGATCCTGCTGGCCCCGGAGCTCACGCTAGTCATCGCGGCTGTCGTACTGTCGCTTATCGATTTGTTTCTTCCGCAGAAAGCGAGCCGTACGTGGCTCGGGTGGCTGTCGCTTGCCAGCATCATCATTTCCGCCGTCTTCGTCATTTCCTACCTGAACCCGGCAGAACCAAAGCAGCTTCTGCAGTTCAGTTACCGGATCGACGATTTCGCGAATATTATCAAGCTGGTACTGCTTACGGGCGCGGGGCTCATCACCTTCATGAGCATCGGCTCGGTAAAAGAAGAAAACATTCCTCACATCGGGGAATTTTATTACCTGCTGTTACCGGCAACGCTCGGCGGGATGATTATGGCCTCTTCCGGCGATCTGATTACGCTCTTCGTCGGGCTGGAGCTGCTTAGCATCACCTCCTACATTTTAGTTGCCATGAACAAAAAGAATTTGCAGTCTAACGAAGGAGCATTTAAGTACCTTGTGCTCGGTGGTATCTCTTCGGCCATTATTTTGTACGGGATGTCGTTTCTTTACGGTATGTCCGGATCAACGACAGTAAGTGAGATCAATGCTGCCCTAGGACAGAACGCAGAGGGAATGCTCCCTCTCATCTATTTAAGCTTTTTCCTGCTGCTTGCGGGCTTCGGCTTTAAGGTGGCGGCGGCTCCGTTTCATATGTGGGCGCCGGATGTATATCAGGGGGCGTCTACACCGGTTACCGCGTTCCTCGCGGTCGTTTCCAAAGCGGCAGCCTTTGCCATCCTGTTCCGTCTGATGTATAACATTTACATGGTCGGGGATTTGATGAGCAGGCCGATTCATCAGGATATCATGACATCCTTAATGGTGGTGGCAGCGGCGGCGATGGTTGTCGGTAACTTCGTTGCTCTGCGCCAGACGCACATGAAACGACTGTTGGCGTACTCCGGAATTGCTAATTCGGGTTATCTACTGGTACCCATTGCGATTCAGTTCTCGATGGTGCAATATTCGAACTTCGCCCAATTTACCTATTATTTGATCGCGTATCTGTTTATGAATATCGGTATCTTTGCCGTGCTGATGATCATCGAGCGGTCCACGGGCGATGAGACGCTGAAGGGCCTAGCGGGATTGTATTACCGGGCACCCGGTACGGCGATTGCTACGGTGCTTCTGGTACTGTCTCTGGCAGGACTTCCGGTGTCCGGAGGCTTCTTCGGAAAGCTGTACATTCTGCTGGCTACGATCTGGACACAGCATTATTGGCTGGCTGCGGTCATGATCGGAACGAGCATCATTGCGTACTACTTCTACTTCGGATTCATCCGTCAGATGTTTATGCGCACCGACTATGAAGCTCGGGACGTTCGCGTCCCATTGCCACTCGGCATCACCTTGTGGCTGTGCGCAGCGGCCAGCGTGCTGATCGGTCTGTTCCCTCAGTGGGTGATCGGTTATATTGAGCGGGTCTTCTCGCTTACTCAGGATTTGTTTATGTTTTACTAATCACCATTTGTTCACGAAAGCTCAGTTCTCCATTCATGGGAGGGCTGAGCTTTTTAGGTTATGTCTGATTCGTGAACGTTGGGGTCAGGATTTGAATTCCAGTTGCAGGGAATGCGGTTAAAGCTTAGAATGATATAATGGAGTTAGGCATACGAAATCAAGGCAAAGGATTTTGAATGCGATGAAAATTGATACGAATAAACATATACCTTTTTTGTCTTTCCTCAGCCTCGCATTTTTTCTGGCTTGCGCGGGTACTTCTTATGCTGCCCAGGCGGATGACCCGTTTTATGTGAGACAAACGTACTTGCAGCAAATCGGGATGAATCAAGCATGGGAAGTGGCGAAGGGTAACAGCGGCCTGACGATAGCGATCGTGGATACTGGAGTAGACCTGAAGCATCCTGACTTAGAACCGAATCTCGTTCAGGGGATCAATCTGATCAACCCCAAGCAGCCTCCGGCTGATGACAATGGACACGGCACGAATGTGGCCGGGGTTATTGCCGCTGTAGGTAACAATGACCGGGGAATTGCAGGGATGCTTTGGAATGCCCGCATCATGCCGATCAAGGCGCTTGAAGCGGATGGATCGGGCGGCGAGACGAAGCTCGGTGAAGGGATAAGGTATGCCGTCGATCACGGAGCCAAAATCGTTGTGCTTTCGCTCGGGCTGAATAAGTACTCCGCTTATATGAGTGACATTGTGCGTTATGCCGAAGAGAAGGATGTCCTTTTGGTGGCCGCTACGGGTAATGAAGGAAATCGGGTTAAATATCCGGCTGCTTATCCGACCGTGCTTGCTGTCGGCGGAGTTTCTCCTGGAGGAGAAGTAGATCGGAAATCGAATACCGGCCCTGAGGTGGACGTAGTTGCTCCATGGGATGTGTTTACGACGGGACTCGGGGGTACATATGAACCGAAAGACGGCACCTCCATGGCTGCACCGCAAGTGGCGGGCGCAGCGGCACTGCTCTGGTCGCAGCATCCTCAGATGAAAGCCCATGAGATTCGTCAGTGGATTCGGCAAACCGCCCAAGATTTGGGACCAAAGGGATGGGATCCGGCTACGGGCTATGGATTGCTTCGTGTCGACCGATTAATGACCGAGCCGTATTTGAGTGATATGTATGAGCCAAACAACCGGAAGGATCAATCCGCAGCATTGTCCATCAGTAAGAAGGTGAGTGCGTCTTTCTCTGGTGGAGCAGATTCCGATTGGTTCCATATCGATGCTGCTTACGACGGAACCGTGAATCTGACCTTTGATATGGACAGCAGGGTCACGGTGAATGTACAGCATACGAATGTGTCTGGACAGCTGACCAGCAAATCCGTGCAAGGGGGCCAGACGGTAGCTTTCCAAGTATCGAAAGGGCGTAGTTATTATCAGCTGCAGTTAAGTGATCGTAACCGTACAGATGAAATACCTTATCAGCTCATGACATCATTTGATATTTACCGTGATTTGTTTGAGGATAATGACCGTCAATTTAAAGCCTATGTGCTGCCTTCTCGCAGCTTATCGGTTAAAGGGACGTTTCATCAAAACGATGATGTGGATTGGTTTGAATTTCCCATCCCCCATTCCGGTTCTTTACGCATCCGGCTATCGACGGATACGGCCCGTATGGACCCTGTTCTGCTGGTACAAAAGCAGGGAGAGAAATCGATCACGATCGATGGAGCGGATGACGGAGGAACGGAATCGTATTATTTACCCGAGGTGTTTGCCGGAAGCTATTATATTCGGGTTACAAATGTGAAGGAATACGCCAACCCGGTCGTAGGGGAGTATACCCTTTCCATCGAATATGACGCGAAGCTGAACGACCCGAACGAGCCGAATAATCGTTCTTACCAAGCGACAACGGTATCTCTGGATACGCCTTACTCGGGCTTGCTCGACAGGCCTGATGACATCGATTGGTTTCAGTTCCGCTTAGAGGAAGAAAGTTTGGCGCAGATCAGACTGAGTGACATACCTTCACCTGTCACCATATATATGCAGTTGTATGATGGATCAATGAAGCCGATGGCAGGCTCGATGAATAATGCTTCGACGGATACACAGGAGCTGTCAGGACGATTTTTACCGGGATCGTATTATCTTAGGCTGTCATCCAACCGGACGTTCACAAATCGGATGTATCAGCTTCAAGTGAATGCCAAGCCGCTTACAAGCGGGTATGTGGATATTCGGAGCCATTGGGCGCGGAATGCAATAACAGGTCTGACCGCGAAGCAAATCATAGACGGTTACGGAGATTATACGTTTCAGCCCAATCGTGCGATTACCCGGGCGGAAGCAACGGCTGTGCTGTCGCGCGCTTTCAGCTTAACCAATGAGCGAAACGTTGCTTTCTCGGATTTGCGAACTACGCACTGGGCCTACTCGTACATCGCAAGAGCGTATCAGGCAGGCATGATTGAGGGTTATCCGGACCGAACCTTTGCGCCTGACCAACCGGTTACCCGGATGGAAATGACCGCCATGCTGGCCCGAAGCTTGAATATGACCGGGAAGTATCGAGGCTTGTCGCCATTTACTGATGTAGATGAGCGTTATTGGGGGATCGGGGTGCTGAAGCAGATGCAAGCGGAAGGTCTGATCAGCGGTTATGCTGATGGCCGTTTCCGACCGGATCAGCAGGCAACTCGAGCTGAGTTTATCCAGGTTTTATACGAAATATTGAATAAATAACAATAATATTTTTATTTTTGGTACAAAAGACCGATTAACGATGCAAAAACGTGGGTAAAAATCCATGACGAGGCCTCCTGCACCCGAATCATCCGGTGGTTCAAGCTCAGAATGGCTTCGTCAAAACGAGGAGCACTTTCTGTCATGGACTATTTAAATCAAATGAATGCTTCAATGGGCATGAAGGGCTTGCTGAATATTGCACTGGTACTGGTATTCATTGGCGTTTCCTGGTGGTCGTTACAGGAACTGAAGCTGGAGAGTATCCTTAAACGGCCGAAAAGTACGCAGGCTAAGCTGCTGCAAATCCTGCTCTCCATCGCTCTCGGATATCAGACAGCCCGTTTCGTCATCGACTACCTGGAGTGGTCAACATGGTTTTCGGGGATGTTCTAATCATCACATTTTCGAATAACCGAGGAGATTTTTGTCAACAATGGTTATTACAACCGCTATAAATTCGAAATTTGCCACGAATACTATTTTATTGGTGGAACCAACGACAATAAACAAAGAGAAATACGCGGAGGGGGATCATGATGAACAAAATTATCGTCCGCGGCGGCAAGAAGCTATCTGGCAGAGTCAAGTTGCACGGCGCCAAGAATGCTGTTCTGCCGATTATCGCAGCCTCTATATTAGGATCTGAAGGAGAAAGCGTGATTCTCGAAGCGCCTCCCTTGGACGACGTCCTTGTCATCAACAAAGTCCTTGAAAGCTTAGGTATTGAAGTCGAGTATTCAAATGAAACGATTCGCGTCAATGCAGGCCTTATTAACACATGTGAAGCATCCTACGAGCTGGTACGCAAAATGAGGGCTTCTTTCCTCATCATGGGACCTTTATTGACCCGAATGGGTCAGGCTCGAATATCGCTTCCCGGGGGCTGCGCGATTGGAACCAGGCCGATTGATCAGCATCTGAAGGGCTTTGAAGCTATGGGAGCCGAAATCGAGCTGGGTCAAGGCTTTATTGAAGCTCGAGTGAGCGGCAGGCTCAAGGGTGCGAAGGTGTATTTGGATGTAGCAAGCGTAGGTGCCACGGAAAATATCATGATGGCGGCAACGCTTGCCAGCGGCACGACTTTGATTGAAAATGCCGCCAAGGAACCGGAAATTGTGGACTTGGCCAACTATTTGAACGCCATGGGCGCGAAGATTCGTGGCGCTGGGACAGGCGTCATTCGCATCGATGGGGTGGATCAGCTGAAAGGCGCCGTGCATACCGTCATTCCAGACCGGATTGAAGCGGGTACATATATGATTGCCGCAGCGATAACGAAGAGTGACCTGTATATTGAAGGAGCGATCGGAGACCATCTGCGGCCTGTCATTTCAAAAATGCAGGAGATGGGCGTGCAAATTACGGAGGACGAGAACGGCATTCGGGTGTACACAGACCGACCGCTCCGTGCGGTAGACGTTAAGACATTGCCATACCCTGGTTTTCCCACCGACATGCAGTCTCAGATGATGGCACTGCTGCTAACGGCTGACGGCACTAGCTTGGTGACCGAAACGGTGTTTGAGAACCGATTTATGCATGTAGAACAAATGGCGCGAATGAATGCGCAGATTAAGGTAGAAGGACGCACGGCTGTCATCAGCGGCGGGATCGGGCTTCAAGGTGCGAAGGTATGCGCAACGGATCTCCGCGCAGGAGCCGCGTTAATCTTGACTGCTTTAGCGGCGGAGGGAGATACGGAAATTACCGGCCTTCACCATATTGATCGGGGTTATGTCCATATCACCGAGAAGCTGAGCCGTCTCGGGGCGGATATCAAGCGGCTTCCGATCGAGATCGTGGAAACGGAAGCCCTGGAGGAATCGATGCCTCTTTTCGCCGTACAACCAAGCATGGCCTAATGAATATAAGAGAACCGACTCTTCCAGAGATGAAGAGAGTCGGTTCTCTTTCTTTTGTTCTATTCTATCTTTTGAACTCATAAGATAATGTTACCTGCAGCGGCAGCTAGCGAGATTCTGAAGACGAGGACAGAAAGATGGAGGAACGGCAAGATGAAGTACAAGCTCAATCGGACTCAGAAATCATGGATTCGCTGGCTCGCCATATGGCTGGCCAGCTTCACAGCGGTCGTTGTGCTCATACCGCTACTGCTCGTTCGAACATTGCCAGGCAGCGATCCCGTGCCGGATACCATAGCCGATAATGAGGGCTTCGACGTCTCCCGTCAGGGGGAATCTCCCTGGATTCCCGTTTACTTAGTGAAGGAGAAGAGAACGGAGCTTGTGAGCCTGGAGCAATATGTACGGGGCGTAGTTGCCGCCGAAATGCCCTTGGAATTCGAAATCGAAGCCCTCAAAGCTCAGGCCATGGCCGCCCGCACCTATATCCTGCGGCGGCTTCTGGACGGTGACCAGAGCAACGTCCCGGTCCCGGAGGCTGTGGTCACGGATACCATTGCACACCAGGCTTATGTGACGGATCAAGAGCTAAAGCAGCGGTGGAGTGGGGATGTGTATATCTCTCATATGGAAAAGCTGAATCGCGCGGTGAACGAAACGAAGGATATGATTTTAACGTATCAAGGACAACCGATAGAAGCGAGCTTTTTCTCTACCAGCAACGGCTATACAGAAAATTCAGAAGACTATTGGAATACAGCTATTCCTTATTTGCGAAGCGTAGCCAGTCCGTGGGATGCCCAGCTGTCTCCCAAGTATAAAGAAACGGTCACCTTGACAGGACGAGAACTGCAGCAAAAGTTGGGACTTGCCAAGGCGATCCCTGCTTCGTCCAGTGGACGGGACTCTATGAGGGTCATCGAACGCAGCGCTGGAAACCGTATTAAGAAGCTTTCTATCCATGGGAAGCTGTTTACAGGCCGGGAGGTTAGAGAGAAGCTTGGACTGAATTCAAGCCAATTTCAATGGATCTATAAGAACGGCAAATGGGAGTTTACCACTTTCGGTTACGGTCACGGTGTCGGGATGAGCCAGTGGGGAGCCAACGGTATGGCCAAGGAAGCACGGAAAGCGGAAGAAATTGTGAAGTATTATTATACAGGCATAGAGCTTGGGAAAGCATCGAATCTATTGAAAGACAAAACTTTCTAAAAAATAGGTTTTCCTGCGTATAAATCTCGTGAACCTGGTAAGAATGGTTAGCGAGGTGATATACATATGAGTGAACAAAAAAGAGATTTGCCAAAACAAGAAGAGGCTCCTAAATCTATCGAAGGAGCGAAAAACAGCTCAACTTCATCCTGGAAAAGATTGCTCGCCAAAAAGTGGGTATTTCCGGCAATGTACATGGCAGCAGCGGCAATCATTTTAACGGTAATGTGGGTGTACCAGGGAGCAGGGACCATGACGTCTGACAAAGTCAGCGTCGATGCCTCTCAGACCGGTACCGTCACGGACAGCGTTACAGGTGAGGACGCCGTAGCCACCAATGCCAACCAGGAAACGATGCAATGGCCGTTTAAAGACAAGAACGAGCTGGACGTCGTCCTCCCGTTCTTTGACAACAAGGCTACGAACGAAGTTAGACAAGCGGCCATGGTAGAGTACGGCGATACGTTCACGCCGCACATTGGAATGGACTTCGCAAGACCGGACAACCAAACGTTTGATGTCATGGCTGTGATGAGCGGCAAGGTTACCGCTTTGCAGAAGGATCCGATTGTAGGCCACCTGGTTGAGATTACGCATAGCACCGGTCTTGTTTCGGTCTATCAAAGCTTGGCTGAAGTGAATGTAGCCAAAGACGCCGAGGTGAAGAAGGGCGATGTAATCGCTAAAGCGGGACGCAACGAACTTGAGAAAGAGCAGGGCGTGCACCTTCATTTCGAACTGCGTCAAGGCCAAGGCGGTCCAGCGGTTAATCCGGAGAGCTATATTCCGGAACAGTAAGAGTTCGCGCACGCGCGTTAGGCAGGAGGGAAATCCATCTCTCCTGTCTTTTTTGCGATTCCCTAGTGTTTGTCCGTTTGAAAAAAAGAGCTTGTCCTTGAAAATAAATGTGCCATGCGGGCTTGTCAGGCTTGTGAAACAAAGAATATAAGTGCACACCCCTCATATAATGTACCAAACTAACTCGAGTAGGGAGGCGAGGGGAGTGCACGATTACATCAAAGAGCGAACCATTAAGATCGGCCGCTGCCTGGTGGAAACCAAGCATACGGTTCGCACCATTGCAAAAGAGTTTGGCGTTTCCAAGAGTACGGTGCACAAGGACTTAACGGAGCGCTTGCCGGAAATCAATCCGGAGCTGGCCAATCAGGTGAAGCATATATTGGAATACCACAAATCAATTCGTCACCTGCGTGGTGGAGAAGCGACCAAGATTAAGTACCGCAAAACCCGCAGCCCGAAGGCGCAAGAGAAGCTGGTCACCGTAAAATGATGTGATGTACCCGACTGCTGCCAGAAATTCATCACAGCCAAGGCAATAGGGGTATGCAGACGCTTTCCCGGCCGTACCGTGAGCGGCACGAAACAGCGGATGGCGGCCAGCTTCGTCCCATCCGGTGCCCTTGTCTACTGACGGTACGATCCCGCTCCCGAACCAGCGAGAAGTAATGCGGTATTTGTCGAAAAATCAAGGCACAAAAAGAGGAATTTTGAAATTCATGGCGAACTTACCTAAGTAACGTATATTATAGGAGTGCCGCTTCTTATATGAGATGGACGGTTGGCTAGGGAGGATTATTTGGATGTTAAGCAAGGATATCGGCATAGATCTCGGGACTGCGAACGTCCTGATTCATGTGAAAGGGCGGGGCGTAGTCCTGGATGAGCCGTCCGTCGTTGCTATCGAAAGTGAGTCGAAACGGGTACTGGCTGTCGGTGAAGAAGCCCGCCGAATGGTGGGGAGGACTCCCGGCAATATCATTGCCATTCGCCCGCTTAGGGACGGCGTGATCGCCGACTTTGATGTTACGGAAATGATGTTGAAATATTTTATCACTAAAGTTGGGGGCAGGAAGTGGTACAGTCATCCTCGCATCCTGATCTGCGCTCCGACCAACATTACGTCCGTGGAGCAAAAGGCTATCCGGGAAGCTGCGGAACGAAGCGGAGCACGTGAAGTGTTTTTGGAAGAAGAGCCTAAAGCTGCAGCTATTGGAGCCGGTATGGATATTTTCCAGCCGAGCGGAAACATGGTGGTGGATATCGGCGGAGGGACGACGGATGTAGCCGTTTTGTCAATGGGTGACGTCGTCACCTCCTCTTCAATTAAAATTGCAGGGGACAAGTTCGACTCCTCCATCATGAAGTATATCAAGAGCAAATATAAGCTTTTAATCGGCGAACGGACAAGTGAGGACATCAAGACTCGCATTGGAACGGTACATCCCGACGGAATGCGGGAGACCATGGATATCCGCGGCAGAGATATGGTGAGCGGATTGCCGCAGACGATCACGATCAACTCGCAAGAAATTCAAGAAGCGCTTTGGGAGCCGGTGTCTTCCATTGTTGCGGCGGCCAAGAGCGTGTTGGAACGGACGCCTCCGGAACTCTCGGCGGATATCATTGACCGCGGGGTCATTTTAACGGGCGGCGGTGCAATGCTGCACGGAATCGATCAATTGCTGGCGGACGAGCTCAAGGTGCCGGTCTTGATTGCTGAAGATCCTATGCATTGTGTGGTCAAAGGCACCGGCATTATGCTGGACAACCTGGATAAAGTGTCGAAACGCAAGTTTTAATGGTTTATAAAGTATAGGAGGCAAGGGATCCATGTTAAGAGGCTTGTACACCGCCGCATCCGGCATGATTGCTCAGCAGCGCAAACACGATATTGTTACCAATAACATTGCCAATATCAATACGCCGGGCTTTAAGGGGGGCAACGGAATCAACCGTTCGTTTCCTGAAATACTGATCTCACGGGTGCGAAACGGGAAGGACGAGCCCGGTTCGGTTTCCGTAGGACGACTGAATACCGGCGTTCTGGCAGAGGAGAATGTCTCTCTGCACGCACAAGGCGACCTTCAAGAAACGAACAATCCCTTTGACTTTGCTTTAGTATCGAATATCCAGGTGCCTGGCGCCGTCTTTGACAGCTCTGGGAAATATGTGGACGAGAACGGTCAGCGTGTGATTCAGCCCCAGGCGTTTTTTACTATATTAAATACTGCGGGCGAGGAACGCTATTCATTGAACGGCAAGTTTTCTCTGGATGTGACCGGCCAAATGATCGATTCTGAGGGACATCAAGTGCTGGGGCGGGATGGACAACCTATCGTCCTTGTAGAACCAGGAACAGGTACTCCGATTACAAATTTCCGCATTATGCGCTCTGGACAGTTCACGAATGCGGACGGGCAGCCGCTGCTCGGTGCAAACGGACAGCCGATGAGTCTGATGATTACTCGAGTGGAAGACCCCAATCAG
This genomic window contains:
- a CDS encoding flagellar hook-basal body protein; translated protein: MLRGLYTAASGMIAQQRKHDIVTNNIANINTPGFKGGNGINRSFPEILISRVRNGKDEPGSVSVGRLNTGVLAEENVSLHAQGDLQETNNPFDFALVSNIQVPGAVFDSSGKYVDENGQRVIQPQAFFTILNTAGEERYSLNGKFSLDVTGQMIDSEGHQVLGRDGQPIVLVEPGTGTPITNFRIMRSGQFTNADGQPLLGANGQPMSLMITRVEDPNQLIREGNGLYRLNPEAQGAFRPINAEDQVEVRQGYIERSNVDTGQSMVDMMAALRAYEANQKMIQFYDRSMEKAANEVGRV
- a CDS encoding M23 family metallopeptidase, which translates into the protein MSEQKRDLPKQEEAPKSIEGAKNSSTSSWKRLLAKKWVFPAMYMAAAAIILTVMWVYQGAGTMTSDKVSVDASQTGTVTDSVTGEDAVATNANQETMQWPFKDKNELDVVLPFFDNKATNEVRQAAMVEYGDTFTPHIGMDFARPDNQTFDVMAVMSGKVTALQKDPIVGHLVEITHSTGLVSVYQSLAEVNVAKDAEVKKGDVIAKAGRNELEKEQGVHLHFELRQGQGGPAVNPESYIPEQ
- the spoIIID gene encoding sporulation transcriptional regulator SpoIIID — its product is MHDYIKERTIKIGRCLVETKHTVRTIAKEFGVSKSTVHKDLTERLPEINPELANQVKHILEYHKSIRHLRGGEATKIKYRKTRSPKAQEKLVTVK
- a CDS encoding rod shape-determining protein, with protein sequence MLSKDIGIDLGTANVLIHVKGRGVVLDEPSVVAIESESKRVLAVGEEARRMVGRTPGNIIAIRPLRDGVIADFDVTEMMLKYFITKVGGRKWYSHPRILICAPTNITSVEQKAIREAAERSGAREVFLEEEPKAAAIGAGMDIFQPSGNMVVDIGGGTTDVAVLSMGDVVTSSSIKIAGDKFDSSIMKYIKSKYKLLIGERTSEDIKTRIGTVHPDGMRETMDIRGRDMVSGLPQTITINSQEIQEALWEPVSSIVAAAKSVLERTPPELSADIIDRGVILTGGGAMLHGIDQLLADELKVPVLIAEDPMHCVVKGTGIMLDNLDKVSKRKF